A DNA window from Hevea brasiliensis isolate MT/VB/25A 57/8 unplaced genomic scaffold, ASM3005281v1 Scaf7, whole genome shotgun sequence contains the following coding sequences:
- the LOC110635515 gene encoding flavonoid 3'-monooxygenase, with protein sequence MSPLVLYFIALAIFLYLCFLNLRTSHRLPPGPKPWPLVGNLPHLGHKPHHSMAALAQKYGPLMHLRMGLVDVVVAASASVAAQFLKAHDANFSSRPPNSGAKYVAYNYQDLVFAPYGPRWRMLRKISSVHLFSGKALDDFRHVRQEEVAALTRALARASPTEAVNLGQLLNVCTTNTIGRVMLGRRVVGDGSGGRDQKAVDFQSMVRELMVLSGVFNISDFVPALEWLDLQGVAAKMKKLHRRFDAFLTEIVEDHKINGFNGAEMHNMLSTLISLKEEGDSDGLKPTDTEIKALLLNMFTAGTDTSASTVEWAIAELIRHPRVLAKVQQELDSVIGRERLVTESDLAQLTYLQAIVKETFRLHPATPLSLPRIAANSCEINGYHIPKNSTLLVNIWAIARDPTIWADPLKFKPERFLAGGENAGVDVKGNDFELITFGAGRRICAGISMALRMVHLLVGTLVHAFEWDLADGLKPADLNMEEAYGLTLQRSQPLTVHPNPRLSSDAYGA encoded by the exons ATGTCTCCTCTAGTCTTGTACTTCATAGCCTTGGCCATCTTCTTGTATCTCTGCTTCCTCAACCTCCGCACCTCCCACCGTCTACCGCCAGGCCCCAAGCCATGGCCTCTTGTTGGAAACTTACCACACTTGGGCCACAAGCCTCACCACTCCATGGCAGCCTTGGCTCAGAAATATGGACCTCTCATGCACCTTCGGATGGGACTTGTCGATGTTGTTGTGGCTGCTTCAGCCTCCGTCGCTGCCCAGTTCTTGAAGGCTCATGATGCTAATTTCTCCAGCCGGCCACCTAATTCCGGTGCGAAATATGTCGCTTATAATTACCAAGACCTTGTGTTTGCACCCTATGGTCCTCGGTGGCGCATGCTTAGGAAGATCAGCTCTGTCCATCTCTTCTCCGGCAAGGCCTTGGATGATTTTAGACATGTTAGACag GAAGAAGTGGCAGCGCTCACTAGAGCACTGGCGAGAGCGAGCCCAACAGAAGCAGTAAACTTGGGACAACTGCTTAACGTATGCACCACCAATACCATTGGACGAGTGATGCTAGGCAGAAGAGTGGTCGGTGACGGTAGCGGTGGTCGTGATCAAAAGGCAGTCGACTTCCAATCGATGGTTAGGGAGTTGATGGTGTTGTCGGGAGTTTTCAATATCAGTGACTTTGTTCCAGCATTGGAGTGGCTGGACTTACAAGGGGTGGCAGCCAAAATGAAGAAGCTCCATCGCAGATTTGATGCTTTCTTGACAGAGATTGTGGAGGACCACAAGATTAATGGTTTTAATGGTGCTGAAATGCACAACATGTTGAGCACGTTAATTTCGTTGAAAGAAGAAGGTGATAGTGATGGTCTGAAACCTACTGATACTGAAATCAAAGCGTTACTTTTG AACATGTTTACAGCAGGCACCGATACGTCTGCCAGCACAGTGGAATGGGCTATTGCTGAACTCATTCGGCACCCACGTGTCCTGGCCAAAGTCCAACAAGAGCTCGACTCTGTTATCGGCCGAGAACGTCTCGTTACCGAATCTGACCTAGCCCAACTCACCTATCTCCAAGCAATAGTCAAAGAAACTTTCCGGCTTCACCCAGCAACGCCATTATCTCTTCCACGGATTGCAGCCAATAGTTGTGAAATAAACGGCTACCACATTCCCAAGAACTCAACTCTTTTGGTGAACATCTGGGCGATAGCCCGAGATCCAACTATATGGGCCGACCCACTAAAGTTTAAGCCCGAAAGATTTCTGGCCGGAGGAGAAAATGCAGGTGTTGACGTGAAGGGAAATGATTTTGAGCTTATAACGTTTGGTGCAGGACGTAGAATATGTGCAGGAATAAGCATGGCTTTGCGCATGGTTCATCTGTTGGTGGGAACTCTAGTGCATGCATTTGAATGGGATTTGGCAGATGGGTTGAAGCCTGCAGATTTGAACATGGAAGAAGCTTATGGACTAACCTTACAACGTTCTCAGCCCTTGACGGTGCACCCAAATCCTAGGTTGTCCTCGGATGCTTACGGTGCTtag